One segment of Herbaspirillum hiltneri N3 DNA contains the following:
- a CDS encoding NAD(P)-dependent oxidoreductase encodes MADIYLAYSPGTRANYYGDKPLALLQALGTVRLNDSETPLTPTDLVHAAAGCDIIVAPRIPAAPAEVFDRLPQLAAYCRGAVDIRNIDVDAASRNGVLVTRATPGFAASVAEWVLAAMFDLSRGISDAALAYRNGVAPAVRMGRELRGATLGVAGYGTIGQYLCRIAQALGMQIVVADPYANITEPLHVATSFDAMLAQSDYVVCLAPATPETAQLFNAAAFAKMQASAFFINASRGELVDEAALLLALDHGVIAAAALDVGMAPDQMPSSLLARHPGVIATPHIGGLTPQAAEHQAMDTVNQVAAILAGRLPEGAVNAGKAHRLARFAPAQ; translated from the coding sequence ATGGCCGACATCTACCTCGCGTATTCCCCCGGGACGCGCGCGAATTACTATGGCGACAAACCGCTGGCGCTGTTGCAGGCGCTGGGAACGGTACGCCTGAATGACAGCGAAACGCCGCTGACCCCAACCGACCTGGTGCATGCCGCCGCCGGTTGCGACATCATCGTCGCGCCGCGCATCCCGGCTGCGCCCGCCGAGGTCTTTGATCGTCTGCCGCAACTGGCCGCCTATTGCCGTGGCGCAGTCGATATCCGCAACATCGACGTCGATGCCGCCAGCCGCAACGGCGTGCTGGTCACACGCGCGACGCCGGGTTTTGCCGCCTCGGTGGCGGAGTGGGTGCTGGCCGCGATGTTCGATCTCAGCCGCGGCATCAGCGACGCCGCGCTGGCCTATCGCAATGGCGTCGCGCCCGCCGTCAGGATGGGACGCGAACTGCGCGGCGCCACGCTGGGCGTGGCCGGCTACGGCACCATCGGCCAATACCTGTGCCGGATTGCGCAGGCGCTCGGCATGCAGATCGTCGTCGCCGATCCCTACGCAAACATCACCGAACCGTTGCATGTCGCGACCAGTTTCGACGCCATGCTGGCGCAATCCGATTACGTGGTTTGCCTGGCCCCGGCCACGCCCGAAACGGCGCAACTGTTCAACGCCGCCGCATTTGCCAAGATGCAGGCATCGGCCTTCTTCATCAATGCCTCGCGCGGCGAGCTGGTCGACGAAGCGGCGCTGCTGCTGGCGCTCGACCATGGCGTCATCGCCGCCGCCGCCCTTGACGTTGGCATGGCGCCCGACCAGATGCCGTCATCGCTGCTGGCGCGCCATCCGGGCGTCATCGCCACACCGCATATCGGCGGCCTGACGCCGCAGGCGGCCGAACATCAGGCGATGGATACGGTCAACCAGGTGGCGGCGATTCTGGCCGGCCGCTTGCCCGAGGGCGCGGTCAATGCCGGCAAGGCGCACCGGCTGGCGCGTTTCGCGCCGGCACAATAA
- a CDS encoding DUF3820 family protein has translation MDQESLLKLVSMEMPYGKYQGRLLADLPGHYLGWFAREGFPRGELGSLIALMYELDHNALRQLLDPLRKDAAHLRR, from the coding sequence ATGGATCAGGAATCCCTACTGAAGCTGGTCAGCATGGAAATGCCGTATGGGAAGTACCAGGGCCGGCTGCTGGCCGACCTGCCCGGCCATTACCTGGGCTGGTTCGCGCGCGAGGGATTTCCGCGCGGCGAACTGGGCAGCCTGATTGCACTCATGTACGAACTCGATCACAACGCGCTGCGCCAGCTGCTCGATCCGCTGCGCAAGGACGCCGCCCACTTGCGGCGCTGA
- the map gene encoding type I methionyl aminopeptidase, protein MAVSIKTEKQIAMMRVAGGLAAEVLEMIGEYVVPGVSTEELDRRCHDYIRKVQKATPANVGYHGFPKTLCTSINAVVCHGIPSTRDVLKDGDIINIDVTVIKDGWHGDTSRMYFVGTPRPEAARLVQTTLDAMLAGIAVVRPGARLGDVGHAIQTLAEGAGYSVVREYCGHGIGKVYHEEPQVLHYGTRNSGLLLRQGMTFTIEPMINLGGRAVQQLDDGWTVVTRDGSLSAQWEHMIAVTADGAEILTPWPSAK, encoded by the coding sequence GTGGCAGTCTCCATCAAAACCGAAAAACAGATCGCCATGATGCGCGTGGCAGGAGGCCTGGCGGCGGAAGTGCTGGAGATGATCGGCGAGTACGTCGTGCCCGGCGTATCGACCGAAGAGCTTGACCGGCGCTGCCATGACTACATTCGCAAGGTGCAGAAAGCCACGCCGGCGAACGTCGGTTATCACGGTTTTCCGAAGACCTTGTGCACCTCGATCAACGCCGTGGTCTGCCACGGCATCCCCAGCACCCGGGACGTGCTCAAGGACGGCGACATCATCAACATCGACGTCACCGTGATCAAGGATGGCTGGCACGGCGACACCAGCCGCATGTATTTCGTCGGTACGCCCAGGCCGGAAGCGGCGCGGCTGGTGCAGACCACGCTCGACGCCATGCTGGCCGGCATCGCCGTGGTACGGCCGGGCGCACGCCTGGGCGACGTCGGCCACGCCATCCAGACGCTGGCTGAAGGCGCCGGCTATTCGGTGGTGCGCGAATACTGCGGTCACGGCATCGGCAAGGTGTATCACGAAGAACCGCAGGTGCTGCATTACGGCACGCGCAATTCCGGCTTGCTGCTGCGCCAGGGCATGACCTTCACCATTGAACCGATGATCAATCTCGGTGGGCGCGCCGTGCAGCAACTCGACGACGGCTGGACCGTGGTCACCCGCGACGGCTCGCTCTCGGCGCAGTGGGAACACATGATCGCGGTGACCGCCGACGGCGCCGAAATCCTGACCCCCTGGCCATCCGCCAAATAA
- a CDS encoding calcium:proton antiporter, whose product MKISPSLPLWSIASPILGWLVYAVNALQPGSWFIALLVAGLMASVLAAVYHAEVVAHKVGEPFGTLVLALAVTLIEVALIVSLMLAGGEATTGLARDTVFAAIMIILNGIVGICLLMGASQHREQSFGQHGVSASLATLAAIAVLTLVLPNYTLTTAGPFYSSSQLAFIAVISLVLYGTFVLVQTVRHRDYFLPPNAAGDAEAHAEPPSNKVAIAAAVLLLACLGAVVLLAKALAPTLEVGLDNLGAPKSVVGIIIAAIVLLPEGLAAVRAARANRLQTSLNLAIGSALASIGLTIPAVAVVSLATGWTLSLGLDIKSTVLLMLSFIVAGFSLSTGRTTVMQGMVHLVIFAVYLFTTIVP is encoded by the coding sequence ATGAAAATTTCCCCGTCGCTGCCGCTGTGGTCCATCGCTTCGCCCATCCTTGGCTGGCTGGTATATGCGGTCAATGCACTGCAACCCGGCAGCTGGTTCATCGCCTTGCTGGTGGCCGGGCTGATGGCCAGCGTGCTGGCTGCGGTGTATCACGCCGAGGTGGTGGCGCACAAGGTCGGCGAGCCGTTCGGCACACTGGTGCTGGCGCTGGCGGTAACGCTGATCGAGGTGGCGCTGATCGTGTCGCTGATGCTGGCCGGCGGGGAGGCGACCACCGGGCTGGCGCGCGATACGGTGTTCGCGGCCATCATGATCATCCTTAACGGCATTGTCGGCATCTGCCTGCTGATGGGCGCCAGCCAGCATCGGGAGCAGTCGTTCGGCCAGCACGGCGTCAGCGCGTCGCTGGCGACGCTGGCGGCGATTGCCGTGCTCACGCTGGTGCTGCCGAACTACACGCTGACAACAGCAGGGCCGTTCTACAGCAGCAGCCAGCTGGCTTTCATCGCGGTGATTTCCCTGGTGCTGTACGGCACCTTCGTCCTGGTGCAGACCGTGCGCCACCGCGACTACTTCCTGCCGCCCAACGCCGCCGGCGATGCGGAAGCGCACGCCGAGCCTCCTTCCAACAAGGTCGCCATCGCCGCCGCCGTGTTGCTGCTGGCCTGCCTGGGCGCCGTGGTGCTGCTGGCCAAGGCGCTGGCGCCGACGCTGGAAGTCGGTCTCGACAACCTGGGCGCACCCAAATCAGTCGTGGGCATCATCATCGCCGCCATCGTCTTGCTGCCGGAAGGACTGGCGGCGGTGCGCGCCGCCCGCGCCAATCGTTTGCAGACCAGCCTCAACCTGGCGATCGGCTCGGCGCTGGCCAGCATTGGCCTGACGATTCCTGCGGTGGCGGTGGTGTCGCTGGCGACCGGCTGGACCTTGTCGCTGGGACTGGATATCAAGTCGACGGTGCTGCTGATGCTGTCGTTCATCGTCGCCGGCTTCTCGCTGAGCACGGGCCGCACGACGGTCATGCAGGGTATGGTGCACCTGGTGATTTTCGCGGTGTATCTGTTTACGACGATCGTGCCATGA
- a CDS encoding FecR family protein, with protein MGSGNHIYRACVPAALFMYFCCTGNLAHAQVQDYVQAGIVKVVSGNVQVLRREQPSAVHVGDRVFSGDRVVTAEGAAVGITLRDDTLLSLGPKSNFLLEQYTFDASSGEGNVAVRVVKGTLRYVTGLIGKHAPESQRVLTPTATIGIRGTDFIVDVADE; from the coding sequence ATGGGATCGGGAAACCACATATATCGCGCATGCGTGCCGGCCGCCTTGTTCATGTACTTCTGCTGCACCGGCAACCTCGCGCATGCGCAGGTGCAGGATTACGTCCAGGCCGGCATCGTCAAGGTCGTCAGCGGCAATGTCCAGGTGCTGCGCCGTGAACAGCCATCGGCCGTGCATGTCGGCGACCGCGTGTTTTCCGGCGACCGCGTGGTCACCGCCGAGGGCGCCGCCGTCGGCATCACGCTGCGCGACGACACCTTGCTGTCGCTGGGCCCCAAGAGCAATTTCCTGCTTGAGCAATACACCTTCGACGCCAGCTCGGGCGAAGGCAACGTCGCCGTGCGCGTCGTCAAGGGTACGCTGCGTTACGTTACCGGCCTGATCGGCAAGCATGCGCCGGAGAGCCAGCGCGTGCTGACGCCGACTGCCACCATCGGCATTCGCGGCACCGACTTCATTGTGGATGTGGCCGATGAATAA
- a CDS encoding DUF1120 domain-containing protein — translation MTKQITLFSALAASLLVSFAAQAADTAELKVKGVIRPSACTPSFTGTNVVDYGTISAKGLSTTAANVLAEKTIAFTVTCDAATKVAVRAIDNKASTVVTGLMTAIESRLTDKYAYGLGAAGGKNIGAYSVRVIPNSFSADGATPDVIYDEANNGTWIKSGDGRFHADGAGRKSFAATGTTTPGSYKTMSGNLGVTAVLDKGANLPLTQNIDLDGSATIEVQYL, via the coding sequence ATGACCAAGCAAATCACTCTCTTCTCCGCCCTGGCTGCTTCCCTGCTGGTGTCTTTCGCCGCCCAGGCTGCCGATACCGCCGAACTGAAGGTCAAAGGTGTCATTCGTCCTTCGGCCTGTACTCCGAGCTTCACCGGCACCAACGTAGTCGACTACGGCACCATCTCCGCCAAGGGCCTGAGCACCACGGCAGCGAACGTACTGGCGGAAAAGACCATCGCCTTCACCGTCACTTGCGATGCAGCAACCAAAGTCGCTGTCCGCGCCATCGACAACAAGGCCTCGACTGTGGTCACCGGCCTGATGACGGCAATCGAATCGCGTCTGACCGACAAGTATGCCTACGGCCTGGGCGCAGCAGGCGGCAAGAACATCGGTGCCTACAGCGTTCGCGTCATCCCCAATTCGTTCAGCGCGGACGGCGCCACGCCTGACGTCATCTACGACGAAGCCAACAACGGCACCTGGATCAAATCGGGGGATGGCCGCTTCCACGCCGACGGCGCCGGCCGCAAGTCCTTCGCCGCCACCGGCACGACCACACCCGGCTCCTACAAGACCATGTCCGGCAACCTTGGCGTGACCGCCGTGCTGGACAAGGGCGCCAACCTGCCGCTGACACAGAACATCGACCTCGACGGCTCGGCCACGATCGAAGTGCAGTACCTGTAA
- the ppk2 gene encoding polyphosphate kinase 2, whose amino-acid sequence MNDEELVRRIHRELADSYDEELELEIEDRTIEQLAGGVDAISEQDKADRRLYFRELFRLQAELVKLQDWVVATGHKVVILFEGRDAAGKGGVIKRITQRLNPRVCRVAALPAPNDRERTQWYFQRYVSHLPAAGEIVLFDRSWYNRAGVERVMGFCSDDQYEEFFRSAPEFERMLVRSGIQLIKYWFSITDEEQHMRFLSRIHDPLKQWKLSPMDLESRRRWEDYTRAKEVMLERTHIAEAPWWVVQAVDKKKARLNCIHHLLSQMPYGEVEHAPISLPERERHDDYFRREVSSEILVPEVY is encoded by the coding sequence ATGAACGACGAAGAACTGGTGCGCCGCATTCATCGCGAGCTTGCCGACAGCTACGACGAAGAGCTGGAACTGGAAATCGAAGATCGTACGATCGAGCAGCTGGCCGGCGGCGTCGACGCCATCAGCGAGCAGGACAAGGCCGATCGCCGGCTGTATTTCCGCGAACTGTTCCGCCTGCAGGCCGAGCTGGTCAAGTTGCAGGACTGGGTGGTCGCCACCGGCCACAAGGTGGTGATCCTGTTTGAAGGCCGCGATGCGGCGGGCAAGGGCGGCGTCATCAAGCGCATTACCCAGCGCCTCAATCCGCGCGTCTGCCGCGTCGCCGCCTTGCCGGCGCCGAACGATCGCGAACGCACGCAGTGGTATTTTCAGCGCTACGTCTCGCATCTGCCGGCTGCGGGCGAAATCGTGCTGTTCGACCGCAGCTGGTATAACCGTGCGGGAGTAGAGCGCGTGATGGGTTTCTGCAGCGACGACCAGTACGAAGAATTCTTCCGCTCCGCGCCGGAGTTCGAACGCATGCTGGTGCGTTCCGGCATTCAGCTGATCAAGTACTGGTTTTCGATCACGGATGAAGAGCAGCACATGCGCTTCCTCAGCCGCATCCACGATCCGCTCAAGCAGTGGAAGCTGAGCCCGATGGATCTGGAGTCGCGCCGCCGCTGGGAGGATTACACCCGCGCCAAGGAGGTCATGCTGGAGCGCACCCACATCGCCGAAGCGCCGTGGTGGGTGGTGCAGGCGGTCGACAAGAAGAAGGCGCGCCTGAACTGCATCCATCATCTGTTGAGCCAGATGCCGTACGGAGAAGTCGAACATGCGCCGATTTCGTTGCCGGAGCGTGAGCGGCACGACGACTACTTCCGCCGCGAAGTGTCGAGCGAGATTCTGGTGCCGGAAGTTTACTGA
- a CDS encoding oxidoreductase-like domain-containing protein — MPTSRAEDKQPTPPIEPALEDCCQSGCDPCILDIYQDALERYRVALQEWQARQPPPPVKKHSRRQ; from the coding sequence ATGCCGACCTCCCGCGCCGAAGACAAGCAACCGACCCCGCCGATAGAACCGGCGCTGGAGGATTGTTGTCAGAGCGGTTGCGATCCCTGCATCTTAGACATTTACCAGGACGCGCTGGAACGCTACCGCGTGGCCTTGCAGGAATGGCAGGCGCGCCAGCCGCCACCGCCCGTTAAAAAACATTCTCGCAGGCAATAA
- a CDS encoding chemotaxis protein: MDAFQKEIDERTNLTASNKFELLLFRLGSTSGDGPGELFGINVFKIREIVPMVPITTAAGTKAPMLGMVNIRGQVISVIDLPAVTGCKPKTGLNILLITEYARHTQAFAVESVEEIVRLDWSQVLSAEASAGGDLVTSIARLDSDVDGSRLVQVLDVEQILNMTSPVKQALDNGHDGALKSLVKPGAIVLAADDSKVARALIEDGLTTLGVPYIMTKSGKEAWEKLQALGAEAQREGTQIADKVALMLTDLEMPEMDGFTLTRNIKGDQRYKGIPVVIHSSLSGSANEDHVRSVGANGYVAKFAIDELAATLRKTLAH; the protein is encoded by the coding sequence ATGGATGCATTTCAAAAAGAAATCGATGAGCGCACGAATCTGACGGCCAGCAACAAATTCGAACTGCTGCTGTTCCGCCTCGGCAGCACCAGCGGCGACGGTCCGGGCGAGCTGTTCGGCATCAACGTCTTCAAGATCCGCGAGATCGTGCCGATGGTGCCGATCACCACAGCCGCCGGCACCAAGGCGCCGATGCTGGGCATGGTCAACATCCGCGGCCAGGTGATCTCGGTCATTGACCTGCCGGCGGTGACGGGCTGCAAACCCAAGACCGGCCTGAATATCCTGCTGATCACGGAATATGCGCGCCATACCCAGGCCTTTGCGGTGGAATCGGTGGAAGAAATCGTACGCCTTGACTGGAGCCAGGTGCTGTCGGCCGAAGCCAGCGCCGGCGGCGACCTCGTCACCAGCATCGCGCGCCTCGACTCGGATGTCGACGGTAGCCGCCTGGTGCAGGTGCTGGACGTGGAGCAGATTCTCAACATGACCTCTCCGGTCAAACAGGCGCTGGACAATGGCCATGACGGCGCCCTGAAAAGCCTGGTAAAACCTGGCGCAATCGTACTGGCGGCAGACGATTCCAAGGTGGCGCGGGCGCTGATCGAGGACGGGCTGACCACGTTGGGCGTGCCATACATCATGACCAAGAGCGGCAAGGAAGCGTGGGAGAAACTGCAGGCGCTGGGTGCGGAAGCGCAGCGCGAAGGCACGCAGATCGCCGACAAGGTGGCGCTGATGCTGACCGATCTGGAAATGCCGGAGATGGATGGTTTCACGCTGACCCGCAACATCAAGGGTGACCAGCGCTACAAGGGTATTCCGGTGGTGATCCACTCGTCGCTGTCGGGTTCTGCCAATGAGGACCACGTACGCAGTGTCGGTGCCAACGGCTACGTCGCCAAGTTCGCCATCGACGAGCTTGCCGCCACGCTCAGGAAGA
- a CDS encoding methyl-accepting chemotaxis protein, with translation MKWFYDLKISRKLISVFFIVIALEAALGAFAIRELSRVNQASTDIATNWLPSIRTLLQLKLSLSRIRSFELQHILASTPQEFDEVERNVNKQIATLAKQQSDYQRQISEPEERALYPEVEKAIGAFLSEHKKILDVSRADKNEEARAMLKGESTKVYRGLLDQVDKLVEVNEKGAVTSSADADTTYANARFWIISMLLICMAAAMTLAVWISRVISRPLTEAVDVAQRVAGGDLTTTIRAESKDETGQLLEALRGMNDNLLKIVGEVRTGTDTIATASNEIASGNMDLSSRTEQQAGSLEETASAMEELTSTVKQNADNARQANQLAATASEVAVAGGNVVGQVVDTMGSINDSSKKIVDIIGVIDGIAFQTNILALNAAVEAARAGEQGRGFAVVASEVRSLAQRSAAAAKEIKILIDDSVSKVDVGSKLVVQAGSTMEEVVNSVRRVTDIVSEITAASHEQSQGIEQINLAITQMDEVTQQNAALVEQAAAAAQSMQEQAGRLSEVVSVFKLDERAALSRPAAPKRTIDITPARAPGLKSAGPVAVRKETRAALKSPGAANDETGSWEQF, from the coding sequence ATGAAGTGGTTCTACGATCTGAAAATTTCCCGGAAACTGATTTCGGTCTTTTTCATTGTGATTGCCCTTGAGGCCGCTCTCGGCGCATTCGCCATTCGCGAACTGAGCCGTGTCAACCAGGCCTCGACCGATATCGCCACCAACTGGCTGCCGAGCATCCGAACGCTGTTGCAGCTGAAGCTGTCGCTGTCGCGTATCCGCAGTTTCGAGTTGCAACATATCCTGGCGTCGACACCGCAAGAATTCGACGAAGTCGAACGCAACGTCAACAAGCAGATCGCCACGCTGGCAAAGCAACAAAGCGACTACCAGAGGCAAATCAGCGAACCAGAAGAAAGAGCGCTCTATCCCGAAGTGGAGAAAGCCATCGGCGCTTTCCTGAGCGAACACAAGAAAATCCTCGATGTCTCGCGCGCCGACAAGAACGAAGAGGCCCGCGCCATGCTCAAGGGCGAGTCGACCAAGGTCTACCGCGGCCTGCTCGATCAGGTCGATAAACTGGTCGAAGTCAACGAAAAAGGTGCAGTGACGTCGAGTGCCGATGCGGACACCACTTATGCGAATGCCCGCTTCTGGATCATTTCCATGCTGCTGATCTGCATGGCTGCCGCGATGACGCTGGCGGTGTGGATTTCACGCGTGATCTCGCGTCCGCTGACCGAAGCGGTCGATGTCGCCCAGCGCGTCGCCGGCGGCGACCTGACCACCACCATCCGCGCCGAGAGCAAAGATGAAACCGGTCAGTTGCTCGAAGCGTTGCGCGGCATGAACGACAACCTGCTCAAGATCGTCGGCGAAGTGCGCACCGGTACCGACACCATCGCCACCGCGTCCAACGAAATCGCCAGCGGCAACATGGACTTGTCCTCACGCACCGAACAGCAGGCCGGATCGCTGGAAGAAACCGCCTCGGCGATGGAAGAACTGACCTCGACCGTGAAACAGAACGCCGACAACGCACGCCAGGCCAATCAACTTGCCGCGACGGCCTCCGAAGTCGCGGTCGCCGGCGGCAACGTCGTGGGCCAGGTTGTCGATACCATGGGATCGATCAACGATTCGTCGAAAAAGATCGTCGACATCATCGGCGTGATTGACGGCATCGCCTTCCAGACCAATATCCTGGCCTTGAATGCCGCGGTCGAAGCGGCGCGTGCCGGCGAACAAGGCCGAGGTTTCGCCGTGGTCGCGTCCGAAGTGCGTAGCCTGGCACAACGTTCAGCTGCTGCGGCCAAGGAAATCAAGATCCTCATCGACGACTCGGTGTCCAAGGTCGATGTCGGCAGCAAGCTGGTCGTGCAAGCCGGCAGCACCATGGAAGAAGTCGTCAACAGCGTGCGCCGGGTGACCGACATCGTCAGCGAAATTACCGCCGCCAGCCACGAACAAAGCCAGGGCATCGAGCAAATCAACCTGGCCATCACGCAGATGGACGAAGTCACGCAACAGAACGCAGCACTGGTCGAGCAAGCCGCGGCAGCCGCACAATCGATGCAGGAACAGGCGGGCCGCCTGTCGGAAGTGGTCAGCGTCTTCAAGCTCGACGAACGCGCCGCACTGAGCAGGCCTGCCGCGCCGAAGCGCACCATCGACATCACGCCGGCCCGCGCGCCAGGCCTGAAATCGGCCGGACCGGTCGCCGTGCGCAAGGAAACCCGCGCGGCGCTGAAATCGCCGGGAGCGGCCAACGACGAGACCGGCTCGTGGGAACAGTTCTGA
- a CDS encoding OmpA family protein — MNKLIQQSARLLAPVALALLLAACAGPKERFVLLPQADGSSSSIVVKSGGSETALTTPYASVETQAGKAGKTVTLSEADVSKRYAPVMENLPLRPRTYVLQFELGRDRLTPASRKFLDQAIDEIKQFPAGEFILTGHADNIGNDAFNDTLSVRRAKLVESELVRAKVNLISIEVIGKGSREPRFPAKKGVPEPRNRYVEIKLR, encoded by the coding sequence ATGAATAAGCTGATACAGCAATCCGCCAGGCTGCTGGCGCCGGTCGCGCTGGCGCTATTGCTGGCCGCCTGCGCCGGACCGAAAGAACGTTTCGTGCTGTTGCCGCAGGCGGACGGCTCCTCCAGCAGCATCGTAGTCAAGTCCGGCGGCAGCGAGACCGCACTCACGACGCCGTACGCTTCGGTTGAGACGCAAGCCGGCAAAGCCGGCAAGACGGTCACGCTGAGCGAAGCCGACGTCAGCAAGCGCTACGCGCCGGTGATGGAAAACCTGCCGCTGCGTCCGCGCACCTACGTGCTGCAATTCGAACTCGGACGCGATCGCCTGACGCCGGCATCGCGCAAATTCCTCGACCAGGCGATTGACGAAATCAAGCAATTTCCGGCCGGGGAATTCATCTTGACCGGTCATGCCGACAACATCGGCAACGACGCCTTCAACGACACGCTGTCGGTGCGCCGCGCCAAGCTGGTCGAGAGCGAACTGGTACGTGCCAAAGTCAATCTCATCAGCATTGAAGTGATCGGCAAGGGCTCGCGCGAACCGCGCTTCCCTGCCAAAAAAGGCGTGCCGGAGCCGCGCAACCGCTACGTCGAGATCAAGCTGCGTTAG
- a CDS encoding sensor domain-containing diguanylate cyclase — protein sequence MNLLQQLKKIVSRYSGETAPLVFRAKVFFFIVCVSLLAVSSWQAWKAREEHINDSETNIVNMARALAQHGDDTFKAADIILSGVVERLEADGVDDVQKPRLHKLLQKRVSEVSQLAGVFILDADGNPVVDSSDTPFSGNISDRNYFQYHRDHKDRGPYIGPLIKNPAGAWRLTVSRRFDYPDGRFRGVVLAAIDIDYFRNFYSTFKIGDNGLIILGLNDGTLLVRRPFFDKYVGYNLSKVPIFRDYVTKNHHGTHTAPSTVDGKDRINAYRHFNQFPLFVAIALSKEEVLDSWVEDTLHHTAAILLLIVILALLGNWLLRQIKLRLETEAELRVARDNLDQLNRHLQNLALEDGLTGLANRRHFDIALSQEFARALRNKDSVALIMLDVDWFKQYNDIYGHRAGDDCLRRIAALLRQVPQRTGDLVARYGGEELVVLLPQTTLESAALIAERIRADIVALDILHAASPLTIVTVSAGVAMIEPSQESGKSGEPEELVEEADRALYVAKARGRNCVARHDDVKIDSAFP from the coding sequence ATGAACCTCTTGCAGCAATTGAAGAAAATCGTATCCCGATATTCAGGTGAAACCGCGCCGCTGGTATTCCGGGCGAAGGTATTTTTCTTCATCGTCTGCGTCTCGCTGCTGGCCGTCAGCAGCTGGCAGGCATGGAAGGCGCGCGAAGAACATATCAACGATTCCGAAACCAACATCGTCAACATGGCGCGCGCGCTGGCGCAGCATGGCGACGATACGTTCAAGGCAGCCGACATCATCCTCTCCGGCGTGGTTGAACGGCTGGAGGCCGACGGCGTCGACGACGTCCAGAAACCGCGCCTGCACAAGCTGCTGCAAAAGCGCGTGTCGGAAGTCAGCCAGCTGGCCGGCGTGTTCATCCTCGACGCCGACGGCAATCCGGTGGTCGACTCCAGCGACACGCCGTTCAGCGGCAACATCAGCGACCGCAACTATTTCCAATATCATCGCGACCACAAGGACCGCGGCCCCTACATCGGACCGCTGATCAAGAATCCGGCCGGCGCCTGGCGCCTGACCGTATCGCGCCGCTTCGATTATCCCGACGGGAGGTTCCGCGGCGTGGTGCTGGCGGCGATCGACATCGACTACTTCCGCAACTTCTACAGCACCTTCAAGATCGGCGACAACGGTCTCATCATCCTCGGCCTCAATGACGGCACACTGCTGGTGCGCCGTCCGTTCTTCGACAAGTACGTCGGCTACAACCTGAGCAAGGTGCCGATTTTCCGCGACTACGTCACCAAGAATCATCACGGCACGCACACCGCGCCATCCACCGTCGACGGCAAGGACCGGATCAACGCCTACCGGCACTTCAATCAGTTTCCGCTGTTCGTGGCGATTGCGCTGTCCAAGGAAGAAGTGCTTGACAGCTGGGTCGAGGACACGCTGCATCACACCGCCGCCATCCTGCTGCTGATCGTGATCCTGGCGCTGCTGGGCAACTGGCTGCTGCGCCAGATCAAGCTGCGCCTGGAAACCGAAGCCGAGTTGCGCGTCGCACGCGACAACCTCGACCAGCTCAACCGGCATTTGCAGAACCTGGCGCTGGAGGACGGCCTGACCGGTCTCGCCAACCGCCGCCATTTCGACATCGCGCTCAGCCAGGAATTTGCCCGGGCGCTGCGCAACAAGGACAGCGTGGCGCTGATCATGCTCGACGTCGACTGGTTCAAGCAGTACAACGACATCTACGGCCACCGCGCCGGCGACGACTGCCTGCGCCGCATCGCCGCGCTGCTCAGGCAAGTACCGCAACGCACCGGCGACCTGGTGGCGCGCTACGGCGGCGAAGAACTGGTGGTGCTGCTGCCGCAGACCACGCTGGAGTCGGCCGCACTGATTGCCGAACGCATTCGCGCCGACATCGTCGCGCTCGACATCCTGCATGCCGCCAGCCCGCTGACCATCGTGACGGTCAGCGCCGGCGTAGCCATGATCGAGCCGTCGCAAGAATCGGGAAAATCGGGAGAACCGGAAGAGCTGGTGGAAGAAGCCGACCGCGCCTTGTATGTCGCAAAAGCCAGGGGACGCAATTGCGTCGCACGGCATGACGATGTCAAGATCGACAGCGCATTCCCGTGA